A region of the [Limnothrix rosea] IAM M-220 genome:
GCTTCCCCAAGGAAGGACGGGAGGATAACTGATGACTGACAACTCTCCTGTCCCAAAGCTAGACCTTGCCCCAAAGCTTAACCGTCCCCTACAACTCTGGAACCCACTGGACTACCTTCGGCTGCTGTACTGGGTATTTTACTTTCCGCAGGCGCTAATTTTATACTCTCAAAAATTTCCTTCTCCAATATCAAAAAAAAGACTTTTTAGCCAAGGTCTAACACTCGGATTAGTATTGGCATTGATAACATTCTTAGCCCTGAGATTAATAGGCTTTCAAAACAATGAGTATAACGCCTTATTTTGTGTGTTTTTTTCAATATTAATAGGATATCTTTTTTATACAAGAAAATCGGTAGAGTCAGGAACTATTATATGTATTGTAGTTAGCATTTCTTCTAGTGCAGTAGGAGGCTTTATAGACGCAAAAATAGATGAACAGGTTATATTAAAACTTTCATTGATTCTTGGAGGTATTTTGGGTGTAACTCTTGGTATTGCCCGAGGGGTATTCAATAGGTATCAAGGTGTTTTGATTGATTCGTTAAGAAGTTTATCTGGCGCATTTATTATTGGGTCTACAGTTGGCTTTTCTATTGGTCTTCAACATGGCTTTAGAGTAGCTTTTTTTTGTGGTGTATCAAGTGGAATATTATCCGTATTAGCGAGATGTCGATTTGATAGTTGGCTTCTTACAAATTTAGAAATATTACAGAAGAAGCAATTCAGTAAATCTTACGTAAATACTTCGTTTATACCAATTCTAACTCTTCAAAAAATAATTCAATATTGGCTGGAAAAAGATTTCACGACAGGAATTGACAATATAAACCAACTACTGACCTTCTCATATCAGTTTATTCCATGTGTCGAAGCTCTAAATGAAACTCTTAAAAAAGTCCATAAAGATCAAATTATAAAGAAAATATCTTATCTGTCAGATAATATCAAGTATTTTGATGTTCTTGAATTCTGCTTTTTTGATCTATACCCTGCACTTTTAACTCAGATTTTTGCAGGGTTTATTCTCTTTTTTGAAATTCAAACTGACAGTCTAATTCAAAATTCTAATGTTTTGAAACTGAAAGTTTACCGTGAGGATTCTCTGCATAGTTTTGTGGCATTGGGATTTGTTTATCTCCATGAGAAAAAAGCGGCTTGTGCAGCTGAAATATTTAAAACTCTCCGTTCGATTGCCCATGGTGAGGAAATGTATCAACTTGCTTATAATATTTCGCTCTGTCAACAAGCGAATATAGCTGAAGATATTGAACAAGTAAAATTACAGTCTTTCCAAATAAAAACTTGTTTTCGACCGATCACTTGGCAAGCAATTTCAGGCTTTGAACGAGTCATTCAAGATACTCAATCTTTCCTCCACAGCATTGCCAAGCAAACCCGCTCCCTTGCTCTAAACCGTGCAATCGGTGAACTCACCAAAATCATTCAAACCCAAGATCAACTCCCCACAGCAGAACGAGGCTTAATCGTTGACATTGCCCAAACATGGAAAGCTGCCATCGAACCCCTCGCCCTAGAAATCGGTAGCGCAGAAATCACCCAACCCGTCGAAAATCCCTATGTCATTGGCGATCCCGTGATTGGTCAGAACTTTGCCGGACGTGATGACATTATGCGTCAACTCGAAGAACTGTGGATTACCAATAAAACTCGCCAATCCATTGTTTTGTACGGACACCGCCGCATGGGTAAAACCTCCATCCTCCGTAACGCCACCAGCCATATCGGTTCCACAGGGAAAGTCATCTACATCAACCTGCAACGCCTCGGCGAAGTTGAGGAAGGAGTGGGCGAAGTGCTCATTGCCCTCAGCGATGAAATTGCGATCGCCACAGATATCGAACCTCCCAGCGATGACGATTTACTCAAACTCCCTAAACGCAACTTTGAAAGATACCTAAAAAAAGTGCTGGCAGAAATGGAGGGTGATCGCCTGATTATTGCCCTTGATGAATTTGAAATCCTCGAAGACCTCATTGAGAAAGGCCAAATCTCCAAAGAATTTCTGGGATACTTGCGTGGACTGGTGCAGATGAGTCCAAAACTTGCCTTTGCCTTTGCCGGACTGCATACCCTAGAGGAAATGACCGCTGATTATTTCCAGCCTTTCTTCGCCAGCGTCATCCCGATTCGTGTGAGTTTCCTGAATCGTGAGGCAACCTTCCAACTGCTTGTTAGCCCCACCGAAGACTTTCCCCTCGACTATGAACCCGCCGCCCTCCAACGCATTTATGACCTCACCTTTGGGCAACCCTATCTTGTGCAGCTCATTGGTTTCCAGCTTGTGCGCCGCTATAACGATTATGTCTTTGAGCAAGGTAGACAGCGCGATAACCTCCTAACCACCGAAGATGTTGAAGCCATTATCACCGAGGACTTTTTCCGGAAAGGACGCTACTACTTTGATGGTGTTTGGCGACAAGCTTCTCAAGATACTGCCGGACAACAACAGATTATTAAAACCCTTGCTGTTTACACCGATGGCTTAAGCACCGCCGAACTTTTAGAGTTGCTTCCTTTAGATGCAGACATCCTCAAACCTGCCCTAAAAATGCTGGCGAAACATGATGTCATCCACGACATTTCTAGTGATGACGAAGAACCCCGCTGGCAAATCACAGTTGAGCTGTTGCGTATCTGGCTCGAAAACTATGCCCCAGCGATTAGTGAATGAGATTCCCAACTCAACGAATAGAGGGCGCATCGCGATAACGCCCCTACGAGAATGATTACAATGGTTGCGTGGTTGATGGAAAAATCTGATGGCAACAGTCGCCGTAACATCCCAGCAGTATTCCTTATCTGAGTTTTTGGCATTGCCTGAAACAAAACCCGCTAGCGAATATATCAACGGGAATGTTTATCAAAAGCCGATGCCCCAAGGAAAACACAGCACATTACAAGGTCGTCTCGTCACCGAGATTAATCGCATAGGACAACCCGAAAAATTAGCCTATGCATTCCCTGAACTTCGTTGCACCTTTAGCGAAAGATCTCTTGTGCCAGATATCGCTGTATTCGAGTGGGCAAATATTCCTGTAGACAACAATGGCGAAATCCAAAATCGCTTCACTGTTGCCCCCGATTGGGTTATTGAAATTTTGTCTCCAGAACAAAGTCCACCGCGCGTCATCGAGAAAATCCTTTTTTCCATACAACAAGGTTCAAAACTAGGCTGGTTAATCGCCCCTGATGACTATTCCGTGACAGTGTTTCATTCTGACAAACTTGCTGAGTTCAAAGAACAAGACGCTACATTGCCCACACTATCTATCCTCGAGAATTGGCAACTGACAGCGACAGAACTATTTAGTTGGCTACGCCTAATCTGAAAATAAAAAGTGATTTTAAGGAAGCTCAAATAATTCTTGAGGCGAAATATCCAATCCCGGAAATTGAGGTGAGATGATTTTTTCTATCCCGCTAAAAACAGTTTCATCGTAAAGACCTTCATTAAAAATCAAGACTGTTACTTTCTCTTCTTGTGGGTCAACAATCCAATATTCTGGGACGGCGATCGCCGCATATTCCGACCGCTTGTAACGGTAATCCCGTGTGGCCGATTCTGGACTAACAATTTCAACAGCAACGAGAGGTGACTTTTCGAAAATTAAAGCTTCATCTAACAACTCCATAAAGTATTTTTCCTCAATTACCATCAAATCTGGCATCCGGGATTTTCGTTCTGTTGTTCTTAAACCAGCTTCCTTCAAGCAGACCCAAGATTCCTCGCGCTGCTGGAGTTGTGCCGTAAAAAGACGTTCTAAACGTTGCGCAATCAAAAAATGCAGCCCTTTCGGTGGTGTCATTGCAATTAGTTGTCCATGTTCGAGTTCGTAGCGGGTATTTGTGCCATCGTCGTATTGGCAATATTCTTCAAAGCTGTAGCGTTTTGCTGAAGTTGCAACCATCACACACGGCTCCTGCGCTGAAAGAATTCGTCTCGTCTATTCTATCTAGCCAGCAAAAGATAGCGGCGATCGCCCCCCAATAACCCAAATATATCGATATCGAGTATTTCTAAAGTTTTGGTTAAGGGTTCACGCTAAAATAATGAACTTAGCTTGCTTTGTTCCAGTCCCTCGAAACAATCTATGAAAAGTGCTTTTCTCGATCGCCTCAATAGTCCCGAACGTCCCGTCCTCGTATTTGATGGTGCAATGGGAACAAATCTTCAAGTGCAGAATCTCACTGCCGAGGATTTTGGTGGCGCGGAGTATGAAGGCTGTAACGAATATCTTGTCGAAACGAAGCCCGAAGCCGTGGCGATCGTCCATCGCGGTTTCCTCGAAGCCGGGGCAGATGTCATTGAGACCGATACCTTTGGTGGTACATCTATCGTTCTTGCAGAATATGATCTCGCCGATCAAGCCTACGAACTCAACAAAAAAGCCGCAGAGCTAGCAAAATCCGTCACAGCAGAATTTTCCACCCCTGAAAAGCCTCGTTTTGTAGCAGGCTCCATTGGCCCCGGCACAAAGTTGCCCAGCTTGGGACATATCGATTACGATTCCCTCGAAAATGCCTTTGCAGAACAGGCAGAGGGTCTTTACGATGGCGGCGTTGATCTGATGCTCGTCGAAACTTGCCAAGATGTGTTGCAAATTAAAGCGGCTCTAAATGGTATTGAAAAGACTTTTGAGAAAAAAGGCGATCGCCTGCCGATAATGGTCTCAGTGACAATGGAAACCATGGGCACAATGCTTGTCGGTACAGAGATATCAGCAGCAGTGGCGATCCTCGAACCCTACAAAATCGACATTTTGGGTCTGAACTGTGCCACCGGCCCCGACCTGATGAAAGAGCACATCAAATATTTATCAGAACATTCCCCTTTCATTGTTTCCTGCATTCCCAATGCCGGTTTGCCGGAAAACATTGGCGGCCAAGCCCACTACAAACTGACGGCCCTCGAAATGAAAATGGCGATGATGCACTTCATCGAAGACCTTGGAGTACAGGTGATTGGTGGTTGTTGCGGCACTCGTCCCGACCACATTAAAGCCCTAACCGAACTGGCCTCTGAACTCAAACCCAAAGAACGCCAGTCAACCTACGAACCATCAGCAGCATCCATTTATAGCACCCAGCCCTATATCCAAGACAATTCTTTCTTGATTGTTGGTGAGCGGTTAAATGCCAGCGGTTCCAAAAAATGCCGCACGCTACTCAATGAAGAAAACTGGGATAGCCTCATTTCCCTTGCCAAATCCCAAGTGAAAGAAGGAGCCCATGTCCTTGATGTGAACGTTGACTATGTGGGTCGCGATGGTGTGCGGGATATGCACGAGCTAACTTCGCGACTGGTTAATAACATCACATTACCCTTGATGCTCGACTCCACCGAGTGGGAAAAAATGGAGGCCGGCCTCAAGGTGGCAGGGGGAAAATGTATCCTCAACTCCACTAACTATGAAGATGGCGAAGAACGTTTTTATAAGGTGCTTTCCCTCGCCAAAAAATATGGTGCGGGTGTGGTGATTGGCACCATTGATGAAGAGGGTATGGCGCGGACAGCGGCGAAAAAATTTGAAATTGCCAAACGTGCCTATGATGCTTGTTTGGAGTATGGCATTCCTGCCCATGAAATCTTTTTTGATCCCCTAGCATTGCCTATTTCCACCGGTATTGAAGAAGATCGCCTGAATGGTAAAGCAACCGTTGATGCCATCAAACAGATCCGCGATGAGTTGCCCGATTGTCATATCATTTTGGGTGTTTCTAATATTTCCTTTGGTCTAAACGCCGCTTCCCGTCAAGTGCTCAATTCGGTCTTTCTCCATGAATGTATGCAAGTGGGCATGGATGCGGCCATTGTTAGTGCCAGCAAGATTCTTCCCCTATCAAAGATCAGTGAAGAGCACCAAAAAGTTTGTCGTGATCTGATCGGCGATCACCGGGAATTTGACGGTGATATTTGCATCTACGATCCCCTGACCAAACTAACAGAATTATTTGCAGGAAAAAAGGCCAAGAAATCCGAAGCCATCGATAAAAATCTCCCCATTAATGAGCGTTTAAAACAACACATTATTGATGGCGAAAGATTAGGTTTAGAAGATGCCCTAAAAGAAGCATTAGAAAATCATCCGCCCCTCGACATCATTAATATTTTCCTACTTGATGGCATGAAAGTTGTCGGCGAACTATTTGGATCTGGGCAAATGCAATTACCCTTCGTGCTCCAGTCTGCCCAAACCATGAAAGCCGCAGTGGCATTCCTCGAACCCTTTATGGACAAAGAAGAAGGCGATGATCGCGGCAAAGGAACATTTGTCATTGCAACCGTAAAAGGTGATGTCCATGACATCGGTAAAAACCTAGTCGACATCATTCTTTCTAATAATGGCTACAACGTCGTAAACCTTGGCATCAAACAACCCGTTGAAAATATCATTCAAGCCTACGAAGAACATCAGCCAGACTGCATTGCCATGAGTGGTTTGTTAGTGAAATCGACCGCTTTCATGAAAGATAATTTAGCTACTTTTAACGAGCGTGGCATTACCGTGCC
Encoded here:
- a CDS encoding AAA family ATPase, producing MKLKVYREDSLHSFVALGFVYLHEKKAACAAEIFKTLRSIAHGEEMYQLAYNISLCQQANIAEDIEQVKLQSFQIKTCFRPITWQAISGFERVIQDTQSFLHSIAKQTRSLALNRAIGELTKIIQTQDQLPTAERGLIVDIAQTWKAAIEPLALEIGSAEITQPVENPYVIGDPVIGQNFAGRDDIMRQLEELWITNKTRQSIVLYGHRRMGKTSILRNATSHIGSTGKVIYINLQRLGEVEEGVGEVLIALSDEIAIATDIEPPSDDDLLKLPKRNFERYLKKVLAEMEGDRLIIALDEFEILEDLIEKGQISKEFLGYLRGLVQMSPKLAFAFAGLHTLEEMTADYFQPFFASVIPIRVSFLNREATFQLLVSPTEDFPLDYEPAALQRIYDLTFGQPYLVQLIGFQLVRRYNDYVFEQGRQRDNLLTTEDVEAIITEDFFRKGRYYFDGVWRQASQDTAGQQQIIKTLAVYTDGLSTAELLELLPLDADILKPALKMLAKHDVIHDISSDDEEPRWQITVELLRIWLENYAPAISE
- a CDS encoding Uma2 family endonuclease, which encodes MATVAVTSQQYSLSEFLALPETKPASEYINGNVYQKPMPQGKHSTLQGRLVTEINRIGQPEKLAYAFPELRCTFSERSLVPDIAVFEWANIPVDNNGEIQNRFTVAPDWVIEILSPEQSPPRVIEKILFSIQQGSKLGWLIAPDDYSVTVFHSDKLAEFKEQDATLPTLSILENWQLTATELFSWLRLI
- a CDS encoding Uma2 family endonuclease; this encodes MVATSAKRYSFEEYCQYDDGTNTRYELEHGQLIAMTPPKGLHFLIAQRLERLFTAQLQQREESWVCLKEAGLRTTERKSRMPDLMVIEEKYFMELLDEALIFEKSPLVAVEIVSPESATRDYRYKRSEYAAIAVPEYWIVDPQEEKVTVLIFNEGLYDETVFSGIEKIISPQFPGLDISPQELFELP
- the metH gene encoding methionine synthase gives rise to the protein MKSAFLDRLNSPERPVLVFDGAMGTNLQVQNLTAEDFGGAEYEGCNEYLVETKPEAVAIVHRGFLEAGADVIETDTFGGTSIVLAEYDLADQAYELNKKAAELAKSVTAEFSTPEKPRFVAGSIGPGTKLPSLGHIDYDSLENAFAEQAEGLYDGGVDLMLVETCQDVLQIKAALNGIEKTFEKKGDRLPIMVSVTMETMGTMLVGTEISAAVAILEPYKIDILGLNCATGPDLMKEHIKYLSEHSPFIVSCIPNAGLPENIGGQAHYKLTALEMKMAMMHFIEDLGVQVIGGCCGTRPDHIKALTELASELKPKERQSTYEPSAASIYSTQPYIQDNSFLIVGERLNASGSKKCRTLLNEENWDSLISLAKSQVKEGAHVLDVNVDYVGRDGVRDMHELTSRLVNNITLPLMLDSTEWEKMEAGLKVAGGKCILNSTNYEDGEERFYKVLSLAKKYGAGVVIGTIDEEGMARTAAKKFEIAKRAYDACLEYGIPAHEIFFDPLALPISTGIEEDRLNGKATVDAIKQIRDELPDCHIILGVSNISFGLNAASRQVLNSVFLHECMQVGMDAAIVSASKILPLSKISEEHQKVCRDLIGDHREFDGDICIYDPLTKLTELFAGKKAKKSEAIDKNLPINERLKQHIIDGERLGLEDALKEALENHPPLDIINIFLLDGMKVVGELFGSGQMQLPFVLQSAQTMKAAVAFLEPFMDKEEGDDRGKGTFVIATVKGDVHDIGKNLVDIILSNNGYNVVNLGIKQPVENIIQAYEEHQPDCIAMSGLLVKSTAFMKDNLATFNERGITVPVILGGAALTPKFVNQDCQNTYKGQVIYGRDAFADLHFMDKLMPAKSAENWDDLKGFLDEYDENASNGHAETNGSVAVAAVEAKPEEPEIIDTRRSEAVDPDIERPTPPFWGTKVLTSADLDLKELFWYLDLQALIVGQWQFRKKKNQTKEEYDKFIADEIYPLLEQWKQRAIAENLLHPTLIYGYFPCQSQENSLIIYDADKYAADGTLEQVAKFDFPRQKSGRRLCIADFFAGVDSGHVDVFPMQAVTVGEIATEYAKKLFDNDEYTDYLYYHGLAVQTAEALAEWGHAKVRRELGYGDLEPDNIKDMLRQRYQGSRYSFGYPACPNIQDQYTQLELLKVDRINMYMDESEQIYPEQSTSAIITYHPVAKYFNT